One segment of Rhodanobacter thiooxydans DNA contains the following:
- a CDS encoding M61 family metallopeptidase: MSVAFFAGLPVRTRCTAARMLLAVSLAFATGAACAQALPGASVPPPQDVPYPGTIAIHVDASDTAQGIFRVHETIPVQTGAMTLLYPQWIPGDHSPTGPIAMLAGLTLSAGGKPLAWKRDEYNVYAFHLDVPAGVASIDVEFQYLSPRDGGFEITDRMMDMEWSKVALYPAGHFTRGITFAPSLTLPHGWQLGSALERADQTRASQSGDTVTFKPVTFNNLVDSPVYAGQYFKRVDLTPPGGAPVYMDIVADAPKYLAMTAEQVNAHRALAVQATRLFGSHHYDHYDFLFSLSDQLGGNGTEHHQSSEDGLGADYFTAWDDNAPGRDLLAHEYTHSWNGKFRRPADLWTPNFNVPMGDSLLWVYEGQTQYWGFVLTARAGLWTPEQFRDALAMVAANYDRNREGFQWRTLEDTTNDPTAARRSGLPYRSWQMSEEYYSGGQMMWLEVDARLRALTHDRKSLDDFARAFFGVDNGSYVTKTYTFDDVVAALNGVAPYDWAGFLHAHVDTHKPPLLDGLKGTGWKLVYTDQPSAYEKQYNSRPQSSRHLFNFAWSIGLTMAKGGQINDVRWDGPAFKAGVSTGATLVAVNGQDYSEDVLKSAITAARTDKAPIKLLLKYQGSYRTVPVDYHDGLQYPHLVRIEGTPDYLGEIIAARK, encoded by the coding sequence ATGTCCGTTGCTTTTTTCGCCGGGTTGCCGGTTCGTACGCGATGCACTGCGGCGCGCATGTTGCTGGCCGTATCGCTTGCGTTCGCGACCGGTGCCGCTTGCGCACAGGCACTGCCAGGCGCCAGCGTGCCGCCGCCGCAGGACGTGCCGTATCCCGGCACGATCGCCATCCATGTCGACGCCAGCGACACCGCGCAAGGCATCTTCCGCGTGCACGAGACGATCCCGGTGCAAACCGGTGCGATGACCCTGCTATACCCGCAATGGATTCCCGGCGACCACTCGCCGACCGGCCCGATCGCCATGCTTGCCGGACTCACGCTCAGCGCCGGCGGCAAGCCGCTGGCGTGGAAGCGCGACGAGTACAACGTGTACGCGTTCCATCTCGACGTACCCGCGGGGGTTGCCAGCATCGACGTGGAGTTCCAGTACCTGTCGCCCCGCGACGGCGGGTTCGAGATCACCGACCGCATGATGGACATGGAATGGAGCAAGGTGGCGCTGTATCCGGCCGGCCATTTCACGCGCGGCATCACCTTCGCGCCCAGCCTGACGCTGCCGCACGGCTGGCAGCTCGGCAGTGCGCTTGAACGTGCTGATCAAACCCGGGCCTCGCAGTCGGGCGATACCGTCACCTTCAAGCCGGTGACGTTCAACAACCTGGTCGATTCACCGGTCTATGCCGGCCAGTACTTCAAGCGCGTCGACCTCACGCCGCCCGGCGGGGCGCCGGTGTATATGGACATCGTCGCCGATGCGCCGAAGTACCTGGCCATGACGGCCGAACAGGTAAACGCGCACCGCGCGCTGGCGGTGCAGGCGACAAGACTGTTCGGCTCGCACCATTACGACCACTACGACTTCCTGTTCTCGCTGTCGGACCAGTTGGGCGGCAACGGCACAGAGCACCACCAGTCCAGCGAGGACGGCCTGGGCGCCGACTACTTCACCGCCTGGGACGACAACGCACCCGGCCGCGACCTGCTGGCGCACGAGTACACCCATTCGTGGAACGGCAAGTTCCGTCGTCCGGCCGACCTGTGGACACCCAACTTCAACGTGCCGATGGGCGATTCGCTGCTGTGGGTTTACGAGGGGCAGACGCAGTATTGGGGCTTCGTGCTGACCGCGCGCGCCGGCCTGTGGACGCCCGAACAGTTCCGTGACGCGCTGGCGATGGTGGCGGCCAACTACGACCGCAACCGCGAAGGCTTCCAGTGGCGCACGCTGGAGGACACCACCAACGACCCGACCGCCGCGCGCCGCTCGGGGCTGCCGTATCGCAGCTGGCAGATGAGCGAGGAGTACTACAGCGGCGGGCAGATGATGTGGCTGGAGGTAGATGCCAGGCTGCGTGCGCTGACCCACGATCGCAAGTCGCTGGACGATTTCGCGCGTGCGTTCTTCGGCGTCGACAACGGCAGCTACGTGACGAAAACCTACACCTTTGACGACGTGGTGGCGGCGTTGAATGGCGTGGCGCCGTACGACTGGGCCGGTTTCCTGCATGCGCACGTGGATACGCACAAGCCGCCACTGCTGGACGGCCTCAAGGGCACCGGCTGGAAGCTGGTCTACACCGACCAGCCCAGCGCCTACGAGAAGCAGTACAACAGCCGGCCGCAATCGTCGCGCCACCTGTTCAACTTCGCCTGGTCGATCGGCCTGACCATGGCCAAGGGTGGCCAGATCAACGATGTGCGCTGGGATGGTCCGGCGTTCAAGGCCGGCGTCAGCACCGGCGCCACTCTCGTCGCGGTGAACGGCCAGGACTACAGCGAGGATGTGCTGAAGAGTGCGATTACCGCGGCCCGGACGGACAAGGCGCCAATCAAGCTCCTGCTGAAATACCAGGGCAGCTATCGCACGGTGCCGGTGGATTACCACGACGGCCTGCAGTACCCGCACTTGGTGCGCATCGAGGGCACGCCGGATTACCTCGGCGAGATCATCGCGGCGCGGAAGTAG
- a CDS encoding SAM-dependent methyltransferase has translation MTLGSHLTPLARSHIEQADVVFAALSDGIVELWLQRMHPDVRSLQPYYAEGKSRMATYRQWVELMMTEVRAGKHVCGVFYGHPGIFAWSPHKAIEAARAEGFTAHMEPGISAEDCLYADLGIDPGRYGCQHFEASQLLFYERRIDPTGYLVLWQVGLVGDLSLKRFSTGPAYRQALVDVLSVDYPLDHEVIVYRGATLPIQQPRVCRMALRDLPGAELTAEETVVLPPAVPLKQNQAMRERLAALDRETATT, from the coding sequence ATGACCCTGGGCTCCCATCTCACACCACTGGCACGCAGCCACATCGAACAGGCCGACGTGGTGTTCGCGGCGCTGTCCGACGGCATCGTGGAATTGTGGCTGCAGCGCATGCATCCGGATGTGCGCAGCCTCCAGCCCTACTACGCCGAGGGCAAGTCACGGATGGCTACCTACCGGCAGTGGGTCGAGCTGATGATGACCGAGGTGCGTGCCGGCAAACACGTCTGCGGCGTGTTCTACGGCCATCCTGGCATCTTCGCCTGGTCGCCGCACAAGGCCATCGAGGCGGCCCGCGCGGAAGGCTTCACGGCGCACATGGAGCCGGGCATTTCCGCCGAGGATTGCCTCTACGCCGACCTGGGCATCGATCCGGGTCGCTACGGTTGCCAACACTTCGAGGCCAGCCAATTGCTGTTCTACGAGCGGCGCATCGACCCCACGGGCTATCTGGTGCTGTGGCAGGTCGGACTGGTGGGCGATCTGTCGCTGAAGCGCTTTTCCACCGGGCCGGCCTACCGGCAGGCGCTGGTGGACGTGCTGAGCGTGGACTACCCGCTCGACCACGAGGTGATCGTCTATCGCGGCGCCACCTTGCCGATCCAGCAGCCGCGGGTCTGCCGTATGGCGCTGCGCGACCTGCCCGGCGCCGAACTGACTGCCGAGGAAACGGTAGTGCTACCGCCCGCCGTGCCGTTGAAGCAGAATCAGGCCATGCGCGAGCGGCTGGCGGCGCTGGACAGGGAAACCGCGACCACCTGA